A window of Oncorhynchus tshawytscha isolate Ot180627B unplaced genomic scaffold, Otsh_v2.0 Un_scaffold_13670_pilon_pilon, whole genome shotgun sequence contains these coding sequences:
- the LOC112230175 gene encoding zinc finger protein 239 — MSSLNHSPTAKGQEVCWTEKEGLWLNIVVKEEEEEEDVTMKGDTGALREEEENVTVKGDTGAHREEEEEETDVVFGVKEQGEVTVTLENEEGKTGDLMNTGERPDFPSDSGKSPSGEPDPETPKPVRPHHCSHCGKTFTWLSKLKEHERTHTGEKPYQCAICGKTFTQLGGFQYHERTHREKNTYHCSQNGTTFTQVGNLKKDRILTQGEKTNHCSQCGKSFKWLSKLKEHERTHTGEKPFQCSHCEKKFNQSSHLKEHERTHTGEKSFHCSQCGKGFTWLWNLKTHERTHTGEKPYQCSLCGKTFTQLGGFKYHERTHAEKKSYHCSQCEKTFTRLGNLKKHETIHTQEEKAPSAERLLVSQGT; from the exons atgagCTCACTAAACCACTCCCCCACTGCCAAAGGAcaggaggtctgctggacggagaaagagggTCTGTGGCTTAATATTGtcgtgaaagaagaggaggaagaggaggacgtcACAATGAAAGGAGATACAGGAGcgctcagagaggaagaggagaacgtCACAGTGAAAGGAGATACAGGAGcgcacagagaggaagaggaggaagagacggaTGTCGTTTTTGGAGTGAAGGAGCAGGGGGAGGTTACTGTCACATTGGAAAATGAGGAGGGAAAAACTGGAGATCTGATGAACACCG GAGAGAGGCCAGACTTTCCCTCTGACAGCGGGAAGAGTCCCTCAGGggaaccagacccagagacacccAAACCAGTGAGACCACACCACTGCTCCCACTGTGGAAAGACTTTTACCTGGTTATCAAAGCTGAAAGAGCAcgagagaacacacactggagaaaagCCTTACCAATGTGCCATTTGTGGCAAGACTTTTACCCAGTTAGGGGGCTTTCAATATCATGAGCGGACACACAGAGAAAAAAATACCTACCACTGCTCTCAGAATGGAACGACATTTACCCAGGTAGGGAACCTGAAAAAGGACAGAATTCTCACACAGGGAGAGAAGACAAACCACTGCTCCCAGTGCGGAAAGAGTTTTAAATGGTTATCCAAGCTGAAAGAGCACGAGAGGAcccacacaggagaaaagcctttccaatgctcCCATTGCGAAAAGAAATTTAACCAGTCATCGCATCTGAAAGAGCACGAGAGGacccacacaggagagaagtctttccactgctcccagtgtggaaagggttttacctggTTATGGAACCTGAAAACACACGAGAGGACACACACGGGAGAAAAGCCGTACCAATGCTCCCTGTGTGGAAAGACGTTTACCCAGTTAGGGGGCTTTAAATATCACGAGAGAACACACGCAGAAAAAAAGAGctaccactgctctcagtgtgAAAAGACATTTACCCGGTTAGGGAACCTAAAAAAGCAcgagacaatacacacacaggagGAAAAGGCTCCCAGTGCGGAGAGACTTTTAGTCAGTCAGGGAACCTGA
- the LOC121843713 gene encoding E3 ubiquitin-protein ligase TRIM11-like, with protein MNQRYSEAFTLVLDRFGDPVVLDPNTLHPDLILSEDLTRRGQNLPNNPERIYKYGAVLGSGMFESGHHCWEVLDCEFVEELMPLPPKIPESLAEDGETFTLFCVDDLEPVCSQCGLTETHEGHRVYPITEAVPDCKGELNSSLGKLLGKSRRFEKVTRIFEHASQHNQSHAQQTERQIKEEFEKLHQFLREEEEARLARVREEEEERNRVMKEKRERVGKTMELLAKTIREIEEEMKEDRDDIAFLQNYQETVK; from the exons ATGAATCAGCGTTACTCCGAGGCCTTTACTCTGGTGCTCGACCGATTTGGAG aTCCTGTGGTTCTGGATCCAAACACTTTACACCCAGATCTCATCCTGTCTGAGGATCTGACCAGAAGGGGTCAGAATCTTCCCAACAACCCAGAGAGGATTTATAAATATGGGGCGGTCCTTGGCTCTGGAATGTTTGAATCAGGACACCACTGCTGGGAAGTGTTGGACTGTGAGTTTGTGGAGGAGTTGATGCCCTTGCCACCGAAGATTCCAGAGAGCCT AGCTGAAGATGGAGAGACGTTTACCTTGTTCTGTgtggatgacctggagccagtgtgcaGTCAGTGTGGACTGACTGAGACCCACGAGGGGCACAGAGTCTACCCCATAACGGAGGCTGTACCTGACTGTAAG GGGGAGCTGAACTCTTCACTGGGGAAGCTGCTCGGGAAGAGCAGGAGGTTTGAGAAGGTTACACGGATCTTTGAACACGCCTCCCAACACAACCAG agccatgcccagcagacagagagacagataaaggagGAGTTTGAGAAGCTGCACCAGTtcctgagagaggaggaggaggccaggcTAGCCagggtgagggaggaagaggaggagaggaatagagtgatgaaggagaagagagagagagtgggaaaaacGATGGAGCTGCTGGCTAAAACCATCCGAGAGATTGAGGAAGAGATGAAGGAAGACAGGGATGACATCGCCtttctgcag AATTACCAGGAGACAGTAAAGAG